A window of the Candida orthopsilosis Co 90-125, chromosome 1 draft sequence genome harbors these coding sequences:
- a CDS encoding Ssy1 predicted amino acid sensor: MDSISTASVNLFPSLSNHEEDSENSGSLRRLRDAFGKIEEVDLSLPDEHLDLSTSLVDDELSLDSSLITEIANNPISEDGRFKYLRAYERLAAERGAKEMGSGIPLQTIELNDFEKFVKESALNDKIQGRILAKLPRNQQKETILNVVREQDLANDFYAGGNEASEIKSRKFKQCKPDKEYTSDLEDLYYPSSKQRLHRKLSVRHLQMISLGGTIGVGLFLNSGKAINIAGGFGALLAFAIVGVVVLCTMMSFCEMVTFVSVIDGVSGLSSRFVDDAFGFATGWLYFLSFAFGVAGEVVAGVIMLSFFPQLKTTSSKGATTGFVFLFLGSIITSNLIDIRVFGEIEYISSLIKLLWVVVMMIVMIVLNRGGFGGPALGFKYWMHSKSDFENNIIFGLFRPSFNLYDNGTSPPSEGIEGDTGRFISLVTAILVVCYAYSGTEIVCIAACEAKNPRKALPSAMRRVFWRIVIFYCLSAFLVTLNIYAGDPRLLRYLSGKTGIDVSEFSTNIAIQSVGGVHCSYDSSVFAGYGSGAQSPWIVALQSAGQCDFSTVTNVFLVFFAVSCGNAQLYVSSRTVYALALQGKAPKFLTYCNRNGIPYNAVMLAGAFGLLSFTCVSESATVVFQNLNSVIASSGIFVWFAMCLTFIRFYFGLKRRPDIMSRNDPSYPYKSPFQPYTAIVGMCATLFMVLAMGFVVFLNHEWNTLFFFSSYGSLMVFAVLYTGYRVIKGSSITSLDRLDFDSGRTEMDRYIWDGGTDYNHKSFKEVLRKWLSFLA; the protein is encoded by the coding sequence ATGGATCTGATATCAACTGCTTCCGTCAACCTATTCCCAAGCCTAAGCAACCATGAAGAAGATTCTGAAAACTCTGGGTCTCTACGGCGACTACGAGATGCATTTGGAAAAATAGAGGAAGTAGATTTATCCCTTCCAGACGAACATcttgatttatcaacaagtCTAGTCGATGATGAGTTGTCCCTTGATTCGAGCTTGATTACCGAGATAGCCAACAACCCTATATCTGAAGATGGAAGATTTAAGTATCTAAGAGCATACGAGCGACTAGCGGCGGAGAGAGGCGCCAAAGAGATGGGTAGTGGTATACCGTTGCAAACGATTGAACTAAATGATTTCGAAAAGTTTGTTAAGGAAAGTGCATTGAACGACAAAATCCAAGGGCGAATACTTGCTAAACTTCCGAGAAATCAACAGAAGGAGACGATTTTGAACGTTGTTAGAGAACAAGACCTCGCCAATGACTTTTATGCTGGTGGCAACGAAGCATCCGAAATTAAAAGCCGCAAATTCAAGCAATGTAAACCAGATAAGGAATACACTTCGGATTTAGAAGATCTATATTACCCTAGCAGCAAACAAAGACTACACAGAAAGCTAAGCGTACGTCATTTACAGATGATCTCACTAGGTGGAACGATTGGAGTGGGGTTGTTTTTGAACTCAGGTAAAGCAATCAATATTGCTGGTGGTTTTGGAGCTCTACTAGCGTTTGCTATAGTTGGAGTAGTTGTTTTATGCACTATGATGTCTTTCTGCGAAATGGTCACGTTTGTCTCCGTCATCGATGGTGTTTCAGGATTGAGCTCCAGGTTTGTTGACGATGCTTTTGGCTTTGCTACTGGTTGGTTGTATTTCCTAAGTTTTGCTTTTGGTGTCGCTGGTGaagttgttgctggtgtCATAATGTTGTCATTTTTTCCTCAACTCAAGACCACATCAAGTAAAGGTGCAACAACTGggtttgtttttctttttctagGCTCCATCATAACCAGCAATCTAATTGATATAAGAGtatttggagaaattgaatacatATCAAGCTTGATAAAGTTACTATGGGTGGTGGTTATGATGATTGTCATGATTGTGTTAAACAGAGGGGGTTTTGGTGGTCCCGCTTTAGGATTCAAGTATTGGATGCATCTGAAGTCAGATTTTGAGAACAATATCATTTTCGGTCTCTTTCGACccagtttcaatttataCGATAATGGAACAAGCCCACCGAGTGAAGGGATCGAGGGTGACACTGGAAGATTTATTTCATTGGTTACTGCTATCcttgttgtttgttatGCTTACAGTGGGACAGaaattgtttgtattgCTGCATGTGAAGCAAAAAATCCCCGAAAGGCTTTACCATCAGCAATGAGGAGAGTGTTTTGGAGAATAGTCAtattttattgtttatcaGCGTTCTTGGTCACTTTGAATATTTACGCTGGTGATCCCAGATTGCTCAGATATCTTCTGGGCAAAACAGGTATTGACGTGTCTGAGTTTCTGACCAACATTGCCATCCAGAGTGTTGGAGGTGTGCATTGTTCATACGATTCGTCAGTTTTTGCCGGATACGGAAGTGGTGCACAAAGCCCTTGGATTGTTGCACTTCAAAGTGCAGGTCAATGTGACTTTAGTACTGTAACAAAtgtttttttggttttcttTGCTGTTAGTTGTGGCAATGCACAGTTGTATGTTAGTTCCAGAACTGTTTACGCGTTGGCTCTACAGGGAAAAGCACCTAAATTTCTCACATATTGCAATAGAAATGGGATTCCTTACAATGCAGTCATGCTAGCTGGGGCATTTGGGTTATTGTCATTTACATGTGTATCGGAATCAGCCACAGTTGTGTTTCAAAATCTAAACAGTGTGATTGCTTCTTCTGGAATATTCGTCTGGTTTGCCATGTGTTTAACATTTATTAGATTCTACTTTGGATTGAAAAGGAGACCAGATATCATGAGCAGAAACGACCCATCGTATCCTTACAAGTCACCATTTCAACCGTACACGGCAATTGTTGGCATGTGCGCAACATTATTTATGGTTTTGGCAATGGGATTTGTTGTCTTTTTAAACCATGAATGGAACAccttgtttttcttttcaagtTATGGGTCGTTGATGGTATTTGCTGTACTCTATACTGGCTATAGAGTGATAAAGGGCTCATCGATTACAAGTTTGGATAGGCTTGATTTCGATTCAGGAAGAACAGAAATGGATCGATATATCTGGGATGGTGGCACAGATTATAACCACAAGAGCTTTAAAGAAGTTTTGCGTAAATGGTTATCATTTTTAGCGTAA